A window of the Chloroflexus sp. Y-396-1 genome harbors these coding sequences:
- a CDS encoding M23 family metallopeptidase, giving the protein MRNLSVLIMAVITLLGFTLFQHMNRAESRILSTWRGPISTGETLAANMSEVQTLTGMAEPQGRGLDATLVPTGNPLRAANTVMTQGYGVGTHAPASVWGAIDLAIDGNGDGQADPEGTWNHPVYATHAGQVKITLNSWPAGNHVWVTNQLYRTGYAHLASIAVSDGQWVKPGDVIGYVGSTGMSSGPHLDYQVWVWQDNRWVNQNPLNYQVFEQPTR; this is encoded by the coding sequence ATGCGCAACCTTTCAGTTCTTATTATGGCTGTCATCACACTGTTGGGATTTACCCTGTTCCAACACATGAACAGGGCCGAATCTCGCATACTCAGTACCTGGCGTGGACCGATCAGCACCGGTGAGACGCTAGCCGCCAATATGAGCGAAGTTCAGACCCTGACCGGAATGGCTGAACCGCAAGGACGAGGACTTGATGCAACACTCGTTCCGACCGGTAACCCATTGCGAGCTGCCAATACGGTTATGACGCAGGGATATGGCGTCGGTACACACGCACCGGCATCCGTATGGGGGGCCATCGATCTAGCTATCGACGGAAATGGCGATGGGCAAGCTGATCCTGAAGGAACCTGGAACCATCCGGTCTACGCCACCCATGCTGGTCAAGTAAAGATCACGCTCAATAGCTGGCCGGCGGGTAATCACGTTTGGGTTACCAACCAGCTCTACCGTACCGGCTATGCTCACCTCGCCAGTATTGCTGTTAGTGACGGGCAGTGGGTCAAACCCGGTGATGTTATTGGATACGTCGGTTCGACCGGTATGTCGAGCGGTCCACATCTCGATTATCAGGTCTGGGTATGGCAAGATAACCGGTGGGTCAATCAGAATCCGCTCAATTATCAGGTGTTTGAACAGCCAACCCGCTAA